In Drosophila yakuba strain Tai18E2 chromosome X, Prin_Dyak_Tai18E2_2.1, whole genome shotgun sequence, a single genomic region encodes these proteins:
- the LOC6524720 gene encoding antigen 5 like allergen Cul n 1: protein MPRLLSKCSVFALWAPAVLLLLLVCEKGLTGAQTLNETVSITTAAPSGGYCAAALCELYNGTHLVHMPHTACGNNGSFSPACGPEPKLLEMSERRRQLLLDMHNLARSKIASGNLDGYRSAAHMPLLRWDNELEQMAALHAKRCQFAHDKCRNTPRFKFSGQNIGYFWIGREFKSHSRRMKSFVINWFREYQDANQSFIDSYHPHPQGKKIGHFTLLVSDRVNRVGCAGVRFLEVKSNRFQFMLTCNYDYNNIFNEPIYQSGPPGSKCLQHQISEKFPGLCDWRDASHDFDSEESAEDGNTLDNNIPL, encoded by the exons ATGCCGAGATTGTTGAGCAAGTGCAGCGTGTTTGCCCTTTGGGCGCCTGCAGTGCTCCTCCTTCTTTTGGTTTGCGAAAAGGGTTTAACCGGAGCTCAGACTTTAAACGAAACTGTAAGCATCACTACCGCAGCGCCATCTGGCGGCTACTGTGCGGCAGCACTTTGTGAGCTGTACAATGGAACGCATTTGGTGCACATGCCGCATACCGCATGTGGCAACAACGGCAGCTTCTCACCCGCCTGTGGACCGGAGCCCAAACTTCTCGAAATGAGCGAGAGGCGACGCCAACTGCTGCTGGACATGCACAACTTGGCCAGATCGAAGATCGCCAGCGGAAATCTGGATGGCTATCGCAGTGCCGCCCATATGCCGCTGCTGCGTTGGGATAACGAACTGGAGCAAATGGCCGCCTTGCACGCCAAACGCTGCCAATTCGCGCACGACAAGTGCCGCAACACGCCGCGTTTCAAGTTTAGTGGCCAGAATATCGGTTACTTTTGGATCGGAAGAGAGTTCAAATCGCATTCGCGACGAATGAAATCCTTTGTGATCAACTGGTTCCGCGAGTACCAGGATGCCAATCAGAGTTTCATCGATAGTTATCATCCACATCCGCAAGG CAAGAAGATCGGTCACTTTACATTACTTGTGTCGGATCGAGTGAATCGCGTGGGCTGCGCCGGTGTCCGCTTCCTGGAGGTCAAATCCAATCGATTCCAGTTCATGTTGACGTGCAACTATGACTACAACAACATCTTCAACGAACCCATTTATCAATCTGGTCCGCCGGGATCCAAGTGCCTCCAGCATCAAATTAGCGAAAAGTTCCCCGGCTTGTGCGACTGGCGGGATGCCAGCCATGATTTCGACAGCGAAGAGAGCGCTGAAGATGGTAATACCTTGGACAACAATATTCCCCTGTAA